The genomic window CACACCCCAAACAAAAAAGTCTGGACACAAGCCGAGATCGAGGAATCCCGAATCATAAAACTTCCATAAAAGGTCAAGTGACAAAGATAATGATGACAAGATCATAAAACAAAGCCTACAACATAACAAGCCCCACTCCCTTTCCGTAGGTAAACTTAAATGGGCGTCTACTCACTGTCAGCGTAATTCTTCCGACGGGTGCCGTCCACCTTGCCCGTTTTGTCGATGCAGAGAAAAAACTTGTTGGCAGAATAGAGGCGTCGCAGGCGGACGTCACCCTCTAGGTGGTTGTAGCTGCGTGCGTGCCGCTCCAGAGTCCACGAGCAGTTCGTGCCCTGTGCCAACGCCTGAAGGGGGTCATGCCCCTGCGCAGGTGGGCAACCTCCGAGAGCAGAACAAGCCAGAAACAGCACGGACAGGCATACCAGGGGAAAAGGATAAGATTGAAGTGGCAACCCGGGGAGGGCTGACCCAGCGGAGGTGAGGTCGTAGTAGAGACCAGGAGTGGTGCGTGTCCATTTGCACATGATGGGTCAGGCTCCCAATATGCACCTTGCGCAAGTAGTCGGCATGATGCTGGTCTTCAATGGGCAAACTGCCTCACACAGACCCTGTAAGCGGGAACATGGGATGAGGGGATAGCAGATCCTTGAGACAGGAGTCATTCAAACAAAGCGTAGACAACGTGACCGACTTCAAATGATTGCTGGTCTTGATATCCGCTGCCGGTGTCTCCTGCCAGTCTTCCTTTTCAGGATGATGACTCAAAACTTTGCAATTCCATTCCAAACAAACATCTCAATCTTCTCGGAGGGTTCAGACAGCGTCAAACTTGATTGAGCTGTGGAAGCCTGTGTCCTGTGTGATGGCTGCACCTTGCAGGGCTCTGTCCTCTCAGCCGGGGGCAGAACAAGGTGAAATGTGAGGCTGCCTGACCTGTGCCTGTGAATGAGCTGAGTGAATGAGCGTATttaaatgagtgtgtgtgtgtgagagagagaaagcttcAAAGAGGAAGTAAAACTGCAGACAGAAAGAGACGGAGAGGATAAGATAGAGGTGGCGGTGAGAGCAAGTCTGGCGGACTGAACGAGGCAGTAAAGCTGTAAATCggtgtctttctctctctcactctctgtaCCTTGGAGTCTGCCTGCTGTTTGGTGGGGTGGCTCAGCtctttcctttattttattcaGGGCAGGGCTTGCATCTGGGGGACTGAGAGTAGATGGGTGGAACCTGGATTATTCATAGTCACTTTAAATGTCACTCTTAATATTGGTTTATTGTAGTGTTATTCCCTTTAGGAAAATGATAATCTGTTGGTGTGCCAGTGTTGGGAATGCAGAGtattgaataaatatgtgtgtagCACAAACAGAGCCATATCGATTTCACGTCCTGTCTTTATTTTGGCAGGCGAACTTAAATAAATGGTGTTGCCATCCCAGTTCTTTTACAGATCTGTCTTTGGAGGGGTTAACCATCCAGTAAatgacatacattttaaagcgGGGAACTAAAGTTACAGACTTTACAACCACTTAAAATTGTTATAAATTTAAGTGGCAAATATACAGCAGTCCTATTGACCTACAGTATATGAGAGTTATTGGCTTTTCCAATTCATCATTTTATCCCACTTCTGACCTGGTGAATATATCTCTGAAATATCATCCAGGTACGTCTGGAAGTCCAAAATaaattacactctaaaaaatactGGGTTATTTTTCAATCCAGCGATGGGTCAAAAAGCGACAAACACAACCGTTTGGTTGGGTTGTAATGTTatgtaatgtatttaatttaataactccaaaaatgtaatttaatttgtttcaacacaaaatgctgggttgttttaagccATAGTTGGGTGaaatataaaccattttcaGGTTAATTTAAACCTTCGGCTGGGTTCATCCCTTTCTGTCCCAACTTTGGTTTGAAAATAACCAGTATTTGCAACTTGTTTGTACATGTCAATTCATGATGTTGAGCTTTACTTAAAAAATGGCATTCTACTGCACATTTGTCTAAAGTTTAAAGCATACTGTTGTTTTTAACCACATATGCACCTGGAAATTGTTTTGTGGATCCATAAAGTGGCACGATATTTTAGCACTCATGCACCAACCACCTGTGTTCGTGTACACTATCAAATGAAGTATTCTTTAAAGGGCTATAGTGTATGACTGTACTCATACGTAAGGCATACAAACCGAAGTGTACTTTTGGTTTGATTAAAGCTCTGTTCTGAAGAGGGACTAACACCCTTTTAAAAGACTTACCGTTTTAATGATGTGTGCAGCCTGGGGCAGAGCAGGGGGGTCAGGGAGTGAAAATGATCTTGAGGTGTGCATTTTACCAGGAAGAGACACAGTCATTCACACTTTGTAGCTAGTTAACTAACAGGTCTCTGAAGCTTTAGCAGTCATACTTGGCCTATAAAAGCATGTGGAGACAGCAGTCTGTTGCCTTTCAGCTTCCCGCAGTCATTCCCGTCTGCTTGGTCATATTGGCCTTTGGGTGTCCTGTCGCTGTACTTCAAAGCTTCAACTCACTAGCCTCAACAATTTGGGTCACATACATCATCCATCACTCCCAATTAGACCTAACTGAGGTGGACCCCAACGTATGCCATGCTTCATTTCTCTGCTCCTACCTTTTCGCTCCTTTAAAAATGGATTACACAGAAAAGGGAACAAAATAGCCTAAATAGCTTCTTAATTCCAAGGATGTTGTTCCAAGTGAACCCGTCCATGCATGCAAGCAATCTTGTCCCCCTCCAGCGCACCCAACCACCCCGGAAATCAAACTCCCGGCCCTGCTTCCATGGAAATTGATGGTAATTAGAATATTTTGGGGCAATGTAAGACGTTTCTGCCCTGGGATCAAGAACAAACTTCTGTCCCCATATGAATGTCAGATGTGGAGCTAACATGTGGATGCTGGTCCCTAAGTAAAACACATGCACGTAAGGCAACTCCTTTATTTAGGAGTTGAATCTTTCTATCAGTCTGACAACAATCCCAACTATTCAATTTATTTCCAACAACAACCTTATTGAATTACTCAAATGTAATTTATGCAATTAGCACAATATCATCCTAATTCATCTTactgatactgtatatatcagaCTATGAAATACTTTGATAtgatctcatataaacggcaatTTTACCTTTAATTCCACCCATCACTAGCCATCAATAGGCCTTTGCTTAGCTCCCATGATGCCATGTCTGTTGTGCCCTGAGCTGAGAAAATCTGTGCGGCCGTGTAGGATGTTCACTGACGAAAGGAACCTAATCTTTCCCAGCAGGGCTCCCATCAACTCTGAAAGTGTATGAATGGAGATAATATCTCAGTAATGAGGCCTGGTTTGTACCATCAAAGTTCTCCAAAAGGGCCTGAAACCTGACCTCCCTCTTTGCGCTGATCTCCCCCTAATAGCTCCCATTATtaattgttttctctctcttgctAACATACGGACTCTTCTCCAGTGACCCTTCGTCACCCCCTCCCACCCCCTTCCCTCTTTTGCTCTCAACTactgtgtcatttaaaaatgatacaAGGTTTTTTATGACTACATtctaaataaactattttaatgattTCACAACACATATTTAGTGGCCTGGTCAATGCTATTCTCTAATCAATAGCTCAAGATTAAATGCCAATAACATGACAATACGCACCATGTAATATCATACCATCTAATAGCTCATTAAAGTTATGCAACCATACTCTAAAACGCTCATGTCAACCACAGACTTCCCACTAGATTCTTCTGACGCAGGTCATTTGCATTTCCTCCTTCGTGACCATTGTCCATTGTAGGTAAAATCAGTGATAAGTTTGTATTTTGTCTGATTAGCAGCTTCGAGGTCTTTATCCTTTGGGGATAGTTGACTGATATTCAAGAGGATAAGACACGCTGTTactattttaagaaaaaagtggTAGGGGGATCGGTGGACATCTATCATTCAAACACTCCAGATAATCTTGTGAGCAATAATCGCAGAGATACATCTCACAGGTGTTGCACATGTTCGGTGTGAAGTCGAGCATATCTATATCATATATCTATATCTATAACCAGTGCTGCTAGGATGTTAAACTTTCAGACGTTTATGCATATAGACTCTGAATTATTGCTATTGACAGGTGTGGAGAGGTTTTTTCAAAATAGCTTGCACGGGGGTATTCTAAACTTCATGGTGTGGTTGTAAATGACACCAAGCTTTGGTATATTTAAAGGACTAAAAGAGACTTTCCCCCCTTTCCAGAATTTTTCATGTTCCAACGAATTATCATAAAACCACTTACTACCAACACCAAGTCACACAATGCATTGTCTGATCAggtgaacattttaaaaacagcagcatttccacaaaaacaaagaaatacacTCTTTCTTTAGGTGTGCAAAGAGGTCTGATTATCAGTTGCAGAGAATGGCAGCCTTGTTCTGGCTGGAGTTATTTTCAGGGTCTTGAATTGCTCTCTTCTCTTCTTTTGTTGACAGGTGGTCACCCAATAATGACTGTCACACCAGAGTTTGAAACATCAAATGGGTCTGTCAGAGAAGGAGACCCTGGAGGAAAGTCTCTGATCTCCACCTACCAGCCACACACTCCACTCATTGAGACCACTGGCATCATAGGCACTGAATGCAAACAAGGGACAATGCAAATGTAGTAATTTTACATAGTTTTTGACTGTATAGCTGACTGTACTGTACTCCTCTCTTAAGGGTAAAGCGTAATAAAAAATCTAGCTGTCTTAACATatggtagttgacaaatatagcGTACATGtgtgttatatttataatataacatagcataaaagagatttatcttcattgttagtttctttatttttgctgtcacaccataggacatacttacagtttatttgtcaactacccatatacagTCAGTCAGCATAAATATGTTAACTTGCACTTTATGAACTGGTTGGACTGGTTGTAAAGTAATTTACACTGTTGacgtttaaaatatatatatatataataaatacaaataaatttaaggaaaaatataataaagaaaaattaaattaaaaaaattaatgtttatattattacGGCCTAACTTTACATCACAACTAAAATCTTATCACAACGTTGTTCTATGAGGAAGAGATTTACCTTAGGAAGTTCACCAAAGCATCCAATACACACTTAAAAAGACGTGGGCACATCCAACAGATCAGTTAAAATGGCATAATGTCTCACACAAATTTGTAAAGATAAACCATAAATCTGTAAACCTGTGGCTTTGTAAAACCAGTGACGCTCGCGCATGACGTGACCTTGCTGGGCCGCGTGAGGTGATCTGGCAAAGACCGCCATCTAGAGTCTCTACCCTAAATGttagtttaattaaaaataaatactacaaCAATTTACTAAAATCCTCTATTTTAAATTAACTTCTCAAATGtgttgtcaaaataaaaaaactaacatGCTTTACATGTACATAAcgacataaacaaacatcataTAACTGACAgcgtaaaaaaacacatttcctaAAAACTTTTCTTTGATGTTTACTTTAAATTAGAGGTAACGTTATGTCATCACGGGCATGGCAGGTGTTTCATGCTATTCTAAAATGAAATTTGGTCGATTAGGTCGTTACTCTTTTGAGCAGGTCTACCTCGATGTGTCCTGTATCTGCAATCAGGTCTGAATCAACATGGCGGCCTTCTGCACGCGATAATGCGGTGGCTGAATCGATCATGTCAACATGTCACTTTTAACATTGTGTGCCTTTTCAAAGGGTTTAACGCGAAGTTTTGCTGTCGACAGGTGCATGCGACTTCTCGATGCGGATTATTGCCGCATGTGTCTCAAAATTCGGTATAATGGAGGGGGACAACTGCGAGGTAAAAACTGTTAATCGTGACATCTAACGTTACATGCTGTCATGTGTACCGTTAGTGCCCTTCAGATCACATTGGTGTTACTTTTTGTTTCGGTACTACAAATTCGAgtttgtttgattgcataagACATTATGTTGAACGTAAAATGTTTAAGACTTTTGTTTACATGTAAAAAGTATCACCTACATACCTACTGTGTGATGTCTTATTCTGTAGTCTAGCCCCATAAATACTTCAGTTTGTaaacgttttattttatgtatctCTCCTTTACAAGACAACCCATGGGCTACAGTTTACCAAAGAAATTATTCGGCCATTCCTAAGAAGGAGGATGGGAAAAAAAGATTCTGGGAACAGACTCAGTTGGTGGATGGTATGTTAATttttcataatatttttttatcatttgttcATTTAGATTTTTAATGAATATTAGAAATAGACTATTGCATTGTCAAATAAAGTGCCTGCAGCCTGGTATTACAAGAGAGGAATTGAATGAGTGATTTGTTTGGATAcatgttttaagtgtttttttttcaaagttgacGTTAACTTTTCTATATATATTTGTCTAATAGTTCTAGAGGCCAGAATTCAACAGCTGCAATCAGACGTCATTGTAGACGTCAAACATTCAAAGGTTCAACTTGTCAAAGCCCAGCAAAAAGGAAAGGAAATGTCAACTACCAGCAGTCCGAAGAACTCGCCAGCTGCTAAAAAGGGAACCTCAGAAAGTGGCGTATCTTTTAAAACTCACGCGAATCGCTGGATGGAGAAACTCAAGCGTGAAAAGTGGAATCAACccaaaaaacaaactttacaaAGGACTCATGATAAGCCAGTTGCAGGTAAAAGCAGCAAAGGGAGTATGATGCTTCCTTCTACATCTACAAAGACCATCACAACAGGTAAAAAGAGTAAGAAAAAGACTCAAGTAGATGATTCCAAACCTCCGGCGCCTGCTGCAACATCTTCCAAAGGTAAAGAACGAAGCCTCCAGAAAAAGTCTAAACAGAAGGTCTCCAGAGTCACAGAAAGTTCTGCCTCCAAGTTATCAGGAATGGCGAAGGTTTTAAACATCTCCAGCGGTGAAGTTGGCAGCGTTCCGGAGATGGTAGAACTAGCAGTGTCTGTCGATAAAGAAATGGCTGAGGAAGAGGAGCTAGACTTAGACAAAGAGCACAAGCAGCAGACCCAGAGCGCTCCAGAAAAGCTTCTGGAGGACAAGGAGGGGAACCGCTATGGAGATCCCCAGCTCAGAGTGCGCTGTTACTTGGAGGCGTGCGTTTTTACTGACGATGTAGCTCGAGCTCAGAACTTTCTTCTGACTCATCACCGACACCTGTCAAGACGGAAGCACCTGTCGATCAGTGCCTACAACATCATCATGAGGATGTGGGCCAAAAAAGTATGTAGGCATCTGTTGCCGTTTACATTCTGACAGTTGTTGTCGATGTTCAGGATTTAGagggtttttttgttgttgttgttttgcaggGTTCCATCAACCACATCCGTCGCTTGTTCATTCTTATTGAAGAAGCAGGTCTGAAACCTAACGTTGCCTCTTACTGTGCAGTGCTGGAGTGCATGGGCCGCATGGATGAGCGCTCATCATTGATCATTACCAGGTGACCACTTCAGTGGTTTTCAGTTATAacagatgatgtcatcactgACGGAGGGTTTCATTTCGATTTGTATTTTGTTTCCTTTGTTAGTATTGATTAATATTGAACTCTATGACTTCACactgtaaacaattaaataaaaagctaAATCAGGGCAAACTTTAATGTTTAAAGGAGGTTTATGTGTAGTGTTTAGAAATGTGCAATGATgacataaatgtttgttttttgtgtgtaaaccACACTATAAAAAAGCTCTTGATGGTTTTATCAATGTGGCACAACTGCAGGACGTGTCACTAGATGTCAGTGTTGCAGCATCGGCCAGACTTCAGTCTGGATTTCCTACTATGCTATTGCCATTCTATTTAGATTCCATATAAGCATTCAAATTGAACTCATAAACATGCAGATTGGTGATGGCAGTCATATAAACGCCTTTTTGAATTCATTCCATGTGCTAATCCGCTCATATATAGCACTGAGCAGTGAGCGCTAAGATTATTCTGGGTGTCAGTCCGCCTTGACCGTttccaaaaatagaaattcaaATTGTGGTCATTCATTTGCAGAGGATTAACTCAGTGCCTTGACCTCTGGTcatctttttgttttgtgtgccgctcatcttttgaagaatttagctCTTTGCATCTTGCCTTGCATTCACTCAAGCTCCTTGACAGAATCAGGTCAGAATattattttgacttttttattcTTCTCGATCAATCTTTGTACTGCCACCtatattatattttcatattttatgatattttgaaaagattgatagaattAATTTAATGACATTGATGAAAATGCTTGTAGTGCTTTCTTATACAAAACTCACTGGAATGATGCTTGGGTGTCCTGGGTGGTCACTACGGCATTGTCATGCAGTTGCATGCTTTGAGTGATTGATAGTGTGTTGCTAAGATGTTTTGGGTTCCTAGTGGTAGGGCGTTGCTAAGATGTTTTGGGTGGTTGTTTATTGATCAAAATGTTAGAAGAGTgtctataaaatatttttatggtgCTTTGTGGTTGTTTTCGagcttgacagccctagtccccattcacttttgtTATACGGAAAAGAGATGGCTAGCATATTCTTCAGATATTTAACTTTTGTGTTCCATCTTAGAAGAAACTCAGAAGTTAATTTTTTGTATGAATTGTTTCTTTAAGGTGGTCCGTCTGGTTGTTTCTAGCCTGTTTTGGTGCTTTCAGTAAGTGCTAAAGGTAACAGCTTTAAAGGCAATATGGCACATGTGGCAGATGGCCGGGTGATCGATCACTGTAAGCTGATAGCAAACACACTttactcatttacatttattttagcaaTTTAAAGCGAGACtgtgtttttaaaattgttgtATTGTACCGTTTTGTCAAACATGCGTTGACTAATACATCTTTTTCTATTGGAATTAGAATCTGTAATCAGTCAAAGCCTTGTTTTAgttcaaataaagaaataaaaataaatttgccTGTCTTACAACCACCTTTGCATTTATCAGCTTTCTCAGCCATTGAAGAATGCTTCAGTATTAATCTTGTAAAGTTGGTCCACCTATTCCAAGAGAGAATGTTTTTCAGAGTCCTATCACTTTCACAAGGCCTCATAGCCGACCTCGATAAATTCAGCTTGTTGTACGTCCACTAGAGGGCACTGATGGCCTGTATCTGTATGTTCCACTGCCAAAGGAGCCTGTTGCTTTGGAAACCATTGAGGCATCACTGCATTTTCAGGCAGGCCTTAGGAATAACCCTGTCTGTCTTGCCTtcgaaaatgtaaaatatctcTTGAGGTTGCGGTAAATAGAATACAATGGCGAGGTTAAATCTGTGATATTCCATTACCGCATGGCTTTGAAATAATTTCAGGTTTGGTAATCGCATTGGAATTTCATATATCATATTGTTTTCAGACTAATAATGGCGTCTTGGATTAGTTTTAGCAAGATAAATTGATGCGATAAGAAAGTAATTGTACACATTTAACAGCTAACTGTTTGTGgagatattttgtgttttaaataagatACAATTGAAGATATAATGTATCATGTTAGACTGTTAACGCAATAAACTCTCTGAGAAGTTCTGTCTTTATATTGATCCTCTTTGTTAATACCACCACAGCCAACAGAAGTTCATGTTTTGTAGAAGGTTCTAGATGTTTGTTAAATCCTAAAAGTTGGTCTATCATCACTTATTCTTTATTTGTGCCAACTGCACCTCTTTTTCTTTCATCCTGAGTGATATCATTTATATTCGATCCACAACTGGAACATAGCTTAAAGGTACGTACAGACCGGGACGTTAATCACACGCGCTTATCGCCAGCGTTTTTCGAGACGTTTTTCGGCATTCATAACCAAACGATTTTCACTGCCGATGAGCCGAGGGaatgtgcaaattcactccctagCATAGATAGCGATTATTGTCCCGGTGTGAACGCGCCCTGACTCCACAACACTCAGCGGTCCAGCTGCGTGGGCATCTGTCTGACTttttcttggtttaagtaaCCACAGACTTGTAATTCTTGGACATACGGCAGTGGCCTATCTGACACGACTATTAGAGGGAGAGGAACCTTCTGTGCAAAGTTCCGTGTCAATGCAAATATTTGATATTCCGCTCCGACACCCTGCCAGTCTCAATGCCACGAGCCGAGGTGCTGCAGCCGTGGACGGTTTCTCGTTATAAGGTTTTTCCCTGCCTTTGGATTATcggtgtctttttttatttcgaACAAATGACTTAGAGTATTTGCCTACTGGGGCAATTTAGCCCACAATGGAAATGAACTTGAGTGGGGTTCAAGCTTTGTGTTAAGAAGACCAAGAGAGTCTTGAGTGTCCTCCGTGAAGGTCAAAAAACCAACAATAGAAGACATGATGAAGTGAGGTGCGTATTTAGTaattcaaaatgaaaagaaaaaccaAACAACGCTTTGCCAACGCTTTGCCAACGTTGTTTTCCAACTCATTCTTCAGCCACTAAAGTCACACGGTTGGTTAAGCTGTTCGAGATgcttaaacaaacaaagcaacGTTTTGATAGTGCCACATGTTTACTCTTCGTATATAAATCAACAAATGCTGTATTTATAATTTTCTCTGGATATTACTCACATTTTAGCACTGACAAATAAACACTTCAGCTTTAATTATTGTTGACGGAATGATCTCCTTTCTGGTCCACCTAGGTGCCTGCAGCAGATGGCGGTGGATGGCATATCTGTGGACGATGTGTTCAGAGGCTGTGTGTTTAAGCAGGACGAGAGAGATGTGGTCCTGAGAGCCGTTCGATTGGTGCAACCCGAATACCAACCACATTTATCCAAAGAGCAGCCACTATGTTCCTTACCACTGGTGAAACGGTTCTATGCTGaggtacatttgttttgtttattttgtctatTCTAGACTGTGCTTTAAATTTTGtctatttgtaattatttttatatatgcattTACCATGTCATTTACCGGTGTTGTTTATGATATA from Triplophysa rosa linkage group LG25, Trosa_1v2, whole genome shotgun sequence includes these protein-coding regions:
- the fgf22 gene encoding fibroblast growth factor 22, producing the protein MCKWTRTTPGLYYDLTSAGSALPGLPLQSYPFPLVCLSVLFLACSALGGCPPAQGHDPLQALAQGTNCSWTLERHARSYNHLEGDVRLRRLYSANKFFLCIDKTGKVDGTRRKNYADSLMEIRSVSVGVVAIKSVSTGLYLAMSKKGTLFGSVRYNPSCKFKERIEENGYNTYASLRWRHKGRQMFVSLNGRGKPRRGHKARRRHPSTHFLPMLPT